From Gemmatimonadota bacterium:
AATGACGGCACCCCCACCCGAGCACTTCAGGGATTTGCCCGCGGACAGGGCATTGATCCATCAGACGTGGAACAGCGCGACGACTACGTCTGGGCGGGCATCACCATTTACGGGCGCAAAACCCAGGAAATCCTCTCTGAACTGCTACCTGAACTCATCGCCAAACTCAGCTTTGGCAAAACCATGCGCTGGGATTCCGAAGGAATCGCATATCCGCGTCCCCTCCGCTGGATTGTCGCCCTCTTTGGCGATCAAATCGTCCCATTCACTTATGCGCGCACAACAGCAGGCCGCACGAGCCGCGGGCTGCGCCCCAATGCCTCGCCAAAAATCGAAATCGCTTCTGCCTCTGACTATCGCGCGCAAATGCAAAAACACGGCATCGCAGTCAACCGCGACAAACGACGGGAAACCATTAAACAGCAAGTCGAAGCACGCGCCCGGGAAATAGACGGCAGCGTGCCCAACGACCCCGACCTGCTCGACGAAGTCACCGACCTCGTCGAAGCCCCACACGCGCTTTGCGGCACCTTTGAAAGCGCGCGCCTTTCCCTGCCCCGCGAAATGCTCATCGCCGTCATGAAAAAACACCAGCGATATTTTCCAGTGCTCAATGAAAAAGGCGACCTCAAACCCAACTTCATCACCGTGTGCAACGGAATACCCGACGACCCCGACCTCGTCGTCAAAGGCAATGAAAACGTCATCCGTGCCCGATATGCCGACGCCAGATTCTTTTACGAAGACGACACAAACAAAAAACTCGGCGACTTTCTGTCCCGCCTGGACACCCTCACCTTCCAGGAAAAACTCGGCTCTATGCGCGACAAAACCCGCCGCGTTGAAAAACTCGTCAACGACTTATCCGATGCGCTTGAACTTCGCGGAAAAAATAAAAAAGCGGCTCTGCGCGCAGCCGTATTGTGCAAAGCCGACCTGGCGACCAGCATGGTCGTCGAAATGACCTCCCTGCAAGGCATCATGGGCCGCTACTACGCCCTGTCTTCCGGCGAAACAGAAGCCGTTGCCCACGCCATTGAAGACCATTACCACCCGCGCTTCCCGGGCGACGCCCTGCCCCAAACACAACCCGGTCTCGCCGTCTCAATAGCCGACCGTCTCGACAGCCTCGCCGGTCTTTTTGGCGTGGGCATCAAACCCCGCTCAAATGCCGATCCCTATGGTCTCAGGCGCGATACCCTGGGCTTGCTTTCAAATCTCCTCGGTCACGAAATGCATTTTTCACTGCGCCAGGGCCTCAACACAGCCGCCGTTCACCTGCCCGTCGTGGTCAAAAGAGAAGCCCTCGACGAAGCCTTTGACTACATCATTCGCCGCCTCGAAGTCGTCCTTCGAGACAAGGGCCTGCGCCACGACGCGATTTCCGCTGCGATTGCGGCGCGTCTGGACGACCCCTATCAAATCCAGCGGATCGCCCGGGCATTTACCGCGCAAATCCATTCCGATCAATGGCTCGACATTCTCCATGCCCATGCGCGGTGCAAACGCATTGTGCGCGACCTCTCTGAACACTACGACCTCAATCCCGATCACGACCCTGAAGAAGCCTCCAGAGCACTGCACAAAGCCTATCTCGCCGCGCGTAAAACAATGGACACAGCCGACGACAAACTCACTACCCTGATCCAGATCATGACCGAATTGCGCGACCCCATCAACCGCTTCTTCGAAGACGTGCTCATCATGGTCGATGATCCCGACCTCAAGCAATCGCGCCTCGCCCTCGCCCAGCACATCGCCGCCCTGCCCGACGGCATCGCGGACCTGAGCCAGTTTGAGGGATTCTAAACAACTTAAAGCTGTATCTTTGTCTGAATATTCAAAATCCGTTCGCGCCTAAATCCGCCAGTGCCATCTGGAAGATAAGTAAATTCGGCCTCCATTATCACCACCGTATTCTTTACGGGTTCCAGCGCGACCACATATCCAAACCGCGTATTGGGCGTACCATCGAACAAGCTTCTCAGGCTGACGTTCCGAAAGCGTTTCTCAAAATACCCCTCTGCCCGCGTCACTTTTTTTATTTTGGGCATCTGTTTCAAAAATTCTGGTATCATACCCGCGCGACCTTCCACAATTTGTGCATTGCCAACATCTCCGCGCAAGTGTTGATAGGACCCACTCGCCACAAAAATGCCGTAAAATCTCACAAGAGCACTGCCAAACACTCCTTGCATCGACGCAGACTGCAACGTGGCTTCGCGCGTGGTAATAGCCCCCGTACGCGGATCGACAATCGCTCGATTGACATCGTAGAGCGCGTCAAAATGCCCGGCCTGAAACCGACCGTTCACCCAGCGATACTCCGCCTGTAATCGCGCCGGTCCCACATCGACCATCACACCGGGCAAAGCGAGCCCCGTGCCACTATCCTCATCCAGAATTCGCCCAGCACCCGCATACAACCTCGCCCTTAGATGCCGCCTATCGATAAACGGATAGCCCACATCGACACTCGCGGCCGCAAATGTATCGCGCGGCAGGTCTGCGCGAATCGAATCGGGCAGACCGCTGAGTTGATCCGCATCCACAACCGCCGTGACGCCCATATCCAATAGCGGAACCGGTTGAAATTCGACGCGCCCTCCAAAAACCGGTCCACCGCCTTCTAAATCCAGCAAATTGCCGATCAGAGCGCGCACTGTCAAACGCCGAAAAATATGGCGAATTCTCATATCCAAACCCGCGCGTTTTATTCCCGGCGAACCGTGCGTATTGCGATAGTTGCGCATCACCAGTCCCGTGCCCAATGTCACCCATTCCAAAGCACCGACGTACAGAGACAACCGCCGATTGCGATCATCGATATCCCCATAGCGCACATAGTGAATCTTGCGCAACAGACTCTCCACACCTCTTCGCCTGCTCGAAAAGTCCCAGCCACTGTCCCGAATACGCCCTTCATGATCCAAAAAAATCTCCAGATCAAAAGCCGCAGACAAGTCCCCAATGCGTATGCGAGGCTGTATATTATAGCGTTGCCTCTGCTCCTGCTCAACCGTTACAGAACCCAGTATCGCAGACAAGTCCAATGGAATTCCTATTGCATCTGCGGAAACACCTTCAAAAATCAGCCCCCAGAACGCGACAATCCAACAAAATCGATACCGCATACAATCGTCTCCCCAAATGGTTTAGATCCACTCTTCGCCCTTTACCTCAACATAAGACTCTTGGTTTTTTTTCGTCAAGTACAGAATCGCAAAAATCGGAACAACCCCATCGGTCAGGCGTTATCAACATAGTCTCTCTTAATAAGGTAAGGTTTAACTGATTGGAATCTATTGACAAAGACATTGCCTTACAATATTTTAACAAATGTTTAGAACACATCTGGTCCTCCGACTTTTCCATCGGGAGAATACCATGAAAATTGGATTGCGGTTCTGGATGGTTATCTGTTGTGCCTCTTGCATTGCGCTGCCTCTTCTTGCCGAAGAAGATGAAACACCTCCACAAGACACAACCTACCGAAATACGATGTTTGCCCTGGGCCAGCGTCAGATTCAAGCGGGTGAAATCAACGAGGCCATGGCGACCCTCCAACGCATTTTAGAACTTTTCCCAGAAGACGCCCATGTGTATTCCCAACTGGGTTATATCTATCTCAAACGGAAAGAANNNNNNNNNNATCCAAAGAAGCTGAAGGCGCCTTCAAAAAAGCCAAAAAATTCGACAAAAGCCTCGTCGAAGCCTATGTCGGGCTTGGTCTTACGTATGCAGAAACACCCACGCGGGGAATGCAATCTTATTACAATTTCCGCAGAGCTATTAGCGAAGCCAAGCGCGCGACCAAACTCGACCCCAACTACGGTCCGGCCTATCGCTTGCTCGGCGAAGTCTATGAGCGATTTCAAGAAGACCACAATAGGGCTATGCAGTATTATCAGAAATACGTCGAACTCGAACCCGATAATCCCGAAGGTCTTTATTACTACGGTTTAGCCTGTGTACAGGCCAAAGCATTTGACAAAATTCTCGAACATATTGCCCCCTATCTCTCGGCAAATCCCGACGTCGTTCCACTCTTGCCCATTGTTGCACAGGGTCATTTTTACAACGACGAGGCGCAAAAAGCTCTCGAACTCTTCGAGCGTTATCTCGCCAACATCGAAGGCAGCGAACGCGCACACTACACCGATATTGCCTATGTTGCCTCAGATATAGAACTCCAGGAATACCACGCCGCCACACCGGGACCCGAACAACAGGCATACCGCGAGCAATTCTGGGCACGGCGCGACCCCGACATTCTCACCAAACTCAACGAGCGCGTCATCGAACACTACCGCCGCACATGGTATGCGCGCACCTATTTTTCGTCCAATGTCTATCCCTGGGATGAGCGAGGTGCTGTTTATATCCGATATGGCGAACCCGACTACCGCTCGCGCTCCAATGACCGCAACTTTGTCCAGACCGCCGAAGTGGAGCGCGTGCGTACGCAGATGGCCGTTGACATCTACGGTCCTGAAGCGGCCTTCTTCACCTTCACAGGTCCCGTCTTTCCCATTCGCACCAGCCGCGAAACAGGCTCCCTCTTTGATCCAGACTCCCCTACCGACATCGTCGCCGACGAAAGTTTTACGGGCGAAGATGCTGAAGAAGCTGCCGATGAAAGTATGACCGAACTCCCCGAGGCAGAAGGCGGCGAGGGTGAGGACTTCAGACTCGGTTTTGAGCGCAATCCATTTGAGCGCGATGGCACCATCGAAAGCGTCCTCGATGAGCAAACCGGGCAACTCAATACCCGCTTGCAATTTGGCCGCTTTTCACCCGTTACCATTGGCAGTGAAATCGATACCGTGCCCTGGGAAACCTGGACCTATATTCAACTCAATGGGGGCATAGAGATTACGTTCACCGATGAATGGGGTAATGGACGCTATGATTTTGCCCCACTGCCCGAAGCCACAACCGAAGATCCCGAAGCCATTGCTTATATCGCCCGCATGACCGAACACATGCCCGAAGTCATCTATCAGCAAGCCGTATCGACTTCACCCGACTTTTATCGCCCTGGACTTCCCGGCGATATACTCAATTTCTACTACGACCTGGCGCACTTCCGCGGACCCGACGGGCAAACCAATCTCGAGATTTATTACGGCATTCCGCCCGAGCAGGTCGAAATTGAGCAAGAAGCCGATTCGAGTTTCATACACGTACAATTGGCCGTTGCGCTGGCAAATGAAGGTCACACATCCATCTATCGCACAACCGATGAGTTCGCCTATCGCGGCGCACAAGTGCCCAGCACAACCGAACAGGGTGCTTTTGTGCCTGAAATCATCAAGACACAGGTACCGCCCGGCAAATACGAACTCCAGGTACAAATGAAAGACCTCATCTCTGGACGCACCGGACTCTACCGGCAAGAACTCCAGGTCAGAGACTACCAGATCCCAGAGCTTCAAGTCAGTGAAATTCAACTGGCTTCGAACATTGCGGAAGCAGGCGCGACAAAATTCCTAAAAGAAGACGTGTGGATCATTCCCATACCCACGCGCAGTTATGCTATAAAGCAAAATGTCTATGCCTACTTTGAAATCTACAATCTGACCAAAGACACCTTTGGACAAACCCGCTACAAAACCGAATACCGCATTCGCTCCAGTGCCATGCCCGCTGTTGGCGTATTTGGCGCAGTGGCCACGGGGTTGCGCACCATCTTTAGAGCCAGCAAACCCCAGGTGGCCATCACCAACGAACTCACGGGACGGGACGCCGACGAGCGCGAATACGTCGAAATCGTACTCAACAAAGTCAGACCCGGGGTCAACGCACTCGAAATCATCGTAACCGATCTGGTCAGTGGCAAGAGCGTCGAACGCGAAGTGCGCTTCCGGTATGGGAATTAAAACACGCTCTTATGCGCATCATCGCTGGGGAATTTAAGGGCCGCCGCATCCCCTTTAACAACAAAAAGTACGGCAATGCCCGCGTCACATCCGACTTTGTAAAAAAAGCCGTATTTTCTTCTCTCGGCGAAACTCTCCACGGCAGTTATTTCCTCGACCTCTTCTCCTGCTCTGGACAAATCGGCCTCGAAGCCTGTAGCCGCGGCGCGCATGTCGTCATCAATGAACCCGACCGCCGCTGCAACCGCTTCATCGCACAGCTAATAGAAAACTGGCATCTCAACGACCGCATCTATCTTTACGCGCGTCCCGCGCAAAAACTCTTGCCTCAACTCGCACGATCGCGTTCCATATTCGACATCATATACCTTGATCCCCCCTACCACCAACAATTAGACGGACAACCCATGTCCCGTGCCATACTCACCCACCTCGCAACAACGCCGATAC
This genomic window contains:
- the glyS gene encoding glycine--tRNA ligase subunit beta, whose protein sequence is MSNHLNFQDLIMRLERFWADNGCIIWQPYSEKVGAGTMNAATVLRVLGPEPWNVAYVEPSYRPDDGRFGENPNRMQMHTQYQVILKPDPGNPQELYLKSLEALGLDCKAHDIRFVEDNWESPALGAWGLGWEVWLDGMEITQFTYFQQAGGRQLDPVAVEITYGLERIAMSLQSVDEVWQLQWNDTVTYGDILKKQEIEYCNYEFYWADVNRLKSMYDIFVAEAQAALDRDLVIPAHDYVIRCSHTFNLLDTRGAIGVTERARFFAQMRDLSRQIAEAYVEQRADQGHPLVEPSRDKPPPVPKPEDLPELDAADLLLEIGSEELPPADVVSAIAQLEKLLPEHLGEANLSYDSIEVSGTPRRQYAIVKNLQGRQPDEIRQARGPAIRIAYDNDGTPTRALQGFARGQGIDPSDVEQRDDYVWAGITIYGRKTQEILSELLPELIAKLSFGKTMRWDSEGIAYPRPLRWIVALFGDQIVPFTYARTTAGRTSRGLRPNASPKIEIASASDYRAQMQKHGIAVNRDKRRETIKQQVEARAREIDGSVPNDPDLLDEVTDLVEAPHALCGTFESARLSLPREMLIAVMKKHQRYFPVLNEKGDLKPNFITVCNGIPDDPDLVVKGNENVIRARYADARFFYEDDTNKKLGDFLSRLDTLTFQEKLGSMRDKTRRVEKLVNDLSDALELRGKNKKAALRAAVLCKADLATSMVVEMTSLQGIMGRYYALSSGETEAVAHAIEDHYHPRFPGDALPQTQPGLAVSIADRLDSLAGLFGVGIKPRSNADPYGLRRDTLGLLSNLLGHEMHFSLRQGLNTAAVHLPVVVKREALDEAFDYIIRRLEVVLRDKGLRHDAISAAIAARLDDPYQIQRIARAFTAQIHSDQWLDILHAHARCKRIVRDLSEHYDLNPDHDPEEASRALHKAYLAARKTMDTADDKLTTLIQIMTELRDPINRFFEDVLIMVDDPDLKQSRLALAQHIAALPDGIADLSQFEGF
- the rsmD gene encoding 16S rRNA (guanine(966)-N(2))-methyltransferase RsmD; its protein translation is MRIIAGEFKGRRIPFNNKKYGNARVTSDFVKKAVFSSLGETLHGSYFLDLFSCSGQIGLEACSRGAHVVINEPDRRCNRFIAQLIENWHLNDRIYLYARPAQKLLPQLARSRSIFDIIYLDPPYHQQLDGQPMSRAILTHLATTPILAPNARILVQHASRTTLPKSLPNITLSRQKKYGDTTLSAYTLIF
- a CDS encoding GWxTD domain-containing protein, producing the protein SKEAEGAFKKAKKFDKSLVEAYVGLGLTYAETPTRGMQSYYNFRRAISEAKRATKLDPNYGPAYRLLGEVYERFQEDHNRAMQYYQKYVELEPDNPEGLYYYGLACVQAKAFDKILEHIAPYLSANPDVVPLLPIVAQGHFYNDEAQKALELFERYLANIEGSERAHYTDIAYVASDIELQEYHAATPGPEQQAYREQFWARRDPDILTKLNERVIEHYRRTWYARTYFSSNVYPWDERGAVYIRYGEPDYRSRSNDRNFVQTAEVERVRTQMAVDIYGPEAAFFTFTGPVFPIRTSRETGSLFDPDSPTDIVADESFTGEDAEEAADESMTELPEAEGGEGEDFRLGFERNPFERDGTIESVLDEQTGQLNTRLQFGRFSPVTIGSEIDTVPWETWTYIQLNGGIEITFTDEWGNGRYDFAPLPEATTEDPEAIAYIARMTEHMPEVIYQQAVSTSPDFYRPGLPGDILNFYYDLAHFRGPDGQTNLEIYYGIPPEQVEIEQEADSSFIHVQLAVALANEGHTSIYRTTDEFAYRGAQVPSTTEQGAFVPEIIKTQVPPGKYELQVQMKDLISGRTGLYRQELQVRDYQIPELQVSEIQLASNIAEAGATKFLKEDVWIIPIPTRSYAIKQNVYAYFEIYNLTKDTFGQTRYKTEYRIRSSAMPAVGVFGAVATGLRTIFRASKPQVAITNELTGRDADEREYVEIVLNKVRPGVNALEIIVTDLVSGKSVEREVRFRYGN
- a CDS encoding tetratricopeptide repeat protein; this translates as MKIGLRFWMVICCASCIALPLLAEEDETPPQDTTYRNTMFALGQRQIQAGEINEAMATLQRILELFPEDAHVYSQLGYIYLKRKE